In Mycolicibacterium gadium, the genomic window GATCGAGGAGGCGGCGGAGTTCTTCAAGCCCATCACGTCGATCCATCGATACCTGGCGACGCTGGTCGACGTGGGACTCGGCTACGTCCGCTTGGGACAGCCCGCGCCGACGCTCTCCGGTGGTGAGGCGCAGCGCGTCAAGCTGGCGTCCGAACTGCAGAAGCGGTCCACCGGCCGCACCATCTACATTTTGGACGAGCCGACCACGGGCCTGCACTTCGAGGACATCCGTAAGTTGCTCGCCGTCATCAACGGCCTGGCGGACAAGGGCAATACGGTCATCGTCATCGAGCACAACCTCGACGTGATCAAGACGTCGGACTGGATCGTCGACATGGGTCCCGAGGGCGGAGCGGGCGGCGGAGCGGTGGTCGCGTCCGGCACCCCGGAGGACGTCGCCGCCAACCCCGACAGCTACACGGGCCACTTCCTGGCCGAGGCGCTGGGTGTCGCGCGGCCGGCACCGAAGAAGCGCAAGCGCAGCAAGGTCAGCGCTTAGCCAACGTCCCCTTTGACAGCGGGGAGGGGAAGCGCGGGTTGATCCGTACGCCGGCGAGCCAGTCGGTCAGCTCGTCGGCCCGCCGCTGCAGCGCCTGCCGCGCTTTACGGTCGACATCCTCGAGGAGTCGCAGCTCGACCCGCCCGTCGGCGTCCTGACCCCATGCGCCGACGATGCGACCGTCACACCATGCCGTCGGACCGCCGTTTCCGTTGGTGTCGAACACCTGACCGCGGTGCCCGCCGAGATACCAGTCCCGGTCGAACCACCCCATCGTCGTGACGTCGAGCCCGGGCAGCAGCGCACACCACGGTTCGGCATCCGGTTCGACGTCCAGATCGTCGGAGAGTACGAACCCGGGTGTGCCGTGGAGATCCACCTCGACCGCCTCGAGGTCGACAAGGGCCTGCCGCGCCCACGTCAGCGTGTTGCCGAACCACCATTTGATGTCGGTGACGGTCGCCGGGCCGAACGCGCGCAGCCACCGTCGCACCAGTTCGGTGCGCGCGACGTCCGGCGACACCGCGTTCGGCATCGACGGCAGCCAGCCGGACATCGGCGCCCAGCGCGGTCGCGACACCGTCCACGATCCGTCGTTCGGTCCTCGGACGATGTCACCTCGCACCGACAGCGACGTCAGAATCCTCGGTGCCAGCGGTGTTTCACCGCCCCACCGCTTGCCGGGCGCGGGATCGTGGTGCCCCGCCAACTCCGGCAGCGCGGCACGCAGGTCCTTGGCGCTGGTCGGCCCGTGCTTGCCGAGGTGTTTCATTACCGCCCTGGACGCGGCGGCCAGCCATGAGTCGCCGTCGCCGCAGACGCCGGCCTTCTGCGCGTCGGCAACGAGCTTGCGTCGTTCGTTGTCGGCCACCCGGTCGCTGGCGCCCGCTTGGATGTGGGGCAGGTCGTCGGCGCGCACCACCCACAGCGTTCGTCGCATCGCCAGGTGCTTCACCAGCGTCCGGCGGTCGTAGAGCTCGGAGTCCAGGTCGGCGATCGTGAAGCCCGGCATCCGCGCCCACAGCGAGAGATAGGGCGTGGCCGGATCGGTCGCATGCAGGCCGACGACATCGCCTGCGACCTGAGCCGGGTCCTGTGCGGGCGCGTTGAGAAAGTGCCTGCGCGCGAGCCGGGCCCGCCGCTCGGCAACCGTGAATGACCGCATCGCCTGCGAA contains:
- a CDS encoding winged helix DNA-binding domain-containing protein — protein: MRSFTVAERRARLARRHFLNAPAQDPAQVAGDVVGLHATDPATPYLSLWARMPGFTIADLDSELYDRRTLVKHLAMRRTLWVVRADDLPHIQAGASDRVADNERRKLVADAQKAGVCGDGDSWLAAASRAVMKHLGKHGPTSAKDLRAALPELAGHHDPAPGKRWGGETPLAPRILTSLSVRGDIVRGPNDGSWTVSRPRWAPMSGWLPSMPNAVSPDVARTELVRRWLRAFGPATVTDIKWWFGNTLTWARQALVDLEAVEVDLHGTPGFVLSDDLDVEPDAEPWCALLPGLDVTTMGWFDRDWYLGGHRGQVFDTNGNGGPTAWCDGRIVGAWGQDADGRVELRLLEDVDRKARQALQRRADELTDWLAGVRINPRFPSPLSKGTLAKR